In Heteronotia binoei isolate CCM8104 ecotype False Entrance Well unplaced genomic scaffold, APGP_CSIRO_Hbin_v1 ptg000283l, whole genome shotgun sequence, a single genomic region encodes these proteins:
- the LOC132590549 gene encoding C1GALT1-specific chaperone 1-like: MISESGTFMKGMMLGGVFCVLVTLLGHIKMDYSTKSHAHRHLQAPKKEDVLNLSEDERLSLSQSIRVYCIILVKPKDLSYWAAVRETWSKHCDKAEFYSSEKVKVFHSIVFDTEDMWLMMRKAYKFAYENYKDDYNWFFLAHPTTFAIIENLKYFLLKQDSTQSFYTGRTETSGDLQYVNSDGGVVLSIESLRRLQKVFEDPDKCPEQGGMIWKLSADKQLAVCLKYTGVQAENAEDSEKKDIFNTKSVGSLIKEAMSSHPQQVVEGCCSDMAITFSGLAPNHMHVMMYGVYRLRAYGHSFNDALVFQPPPGSDND; this comes from the coding sequence ATGATTTCTGAAAGTGGTACGTTCATGAAGGGCATGATGCTTGGAGGGGTCTTCTGTGTACTGGTCACTCTTCTTGGACACATTAAGATGGACTACAGCACTAAATCTCATGCGCATCGCCACCTTCAGGCTCCCAAAAAGGAGGATGTTTTAAATCTCTCTGAAGATGAACGCCTGAGTCTTAGCCAAAGTATCCGTGTCTACTGCATCATTCTTGTCAAACCTAAAGACCTTAGCTACTGGGCAGCTGTGAGAGAGACTTGGAGCAAACACTGTGACAAGGCAGAATTCTACAGTTCTGAAAAGGTTAAAGTCTTTCACTCCATTGTGTTTGACACAGAGGACATGTGGCTAATGATGAGGAAAGCATATAAATTTGCTTATGAAAATTACAAAGATGACTACAACTGGTTCTTCCTTGCCCATCCCACCACATTTGCCATAATAGAAAACCTCAAATATTTTCTCCTAAAACAAGATTCAACCCAGTCATTTTACACTGGCCGTACAGAGACATCTGGAGACCTGCAGTATGTGAACAGCGATGGAGGAGTTGTCTTAAGTATTGAATCATTAAGGCGACTTCAGAAAGTTTTTGAAGATCCAGACAAATGTCCAGAACAGGGGGGCATGATTTGGAAACTGTCCGCAGATAAACAGTTAGCTGTGTGCTTGAAATACACTGGGGTGCAAGCTGAAAATGCAGAAGATTCTGAAAAAAAGGACATCTTCAACACAAAGTCAGTTGGCTCTCTTATTAAAGAGGCAATGTCAAGTCACCCCCAACAGGTGGTGGAAGGATGTTGTTCAGACATGGCCATCACTTTTAGTGGGTTGGCTCCTAATCACATGCACGTGATGATGTATGGAGTCTATAGGCTACGAGCATATGGACACAGTTTTAACGATGCCTTGGTTTTCCAACCTCCTCCAGGCTCTGATAACGACTGA